One window of Xanthomonas sp. 10-10 genomic DNA carries:
- the msuE gene encoding FMN reductase: MRTPLNVVAVSGSTSRPSRSLALAEATLAELAQHLAIKPSIIQLGDIARPLGTAQWRSDVDATTEQALRQVETADLLLVVAPVYRGSYPGLLKHLFDLIDMHALIDTPVLLAATGGSERHALVIDHQLRPLFAFFQALTLPIGIYASESDFHDYRVVDQALCQRIALAAERAAGVLGVRPDARLRIA, translated from the coding sequence ATGCGCACTCCGTTGAATGTCGTTGCCGTCTCCGGCAGCACCTCGCGCCCTTCGCGCAGCCTGGCCCTGGCAGAGGCCACCCTGGCAGAGCTGGCGCAGCACCTGGCCATCAAGCCCAGCATCATCCAGCTCGGCGATATCGCAAGGCCCTTGGGCACGGCGCAATGGCGCAGCGACGTCGACGCAACTACGGAACAGGCCTTGCGCCAGGTCGAAACGGCAGACCTGCTGCTGGTCGTCGCACCGGTGTATCGCGGATCGTATCCAGGCTTGCTCAAGCATCTGTTCGACCTGATCGACATGCACGCACTGATCGACACGCCGGTGTTGCTGGCCGCTACCGGCGGCAGCGAACGGCATGCATTGGTCATCGATCACCAACTGCGGCCATTGTTCGCGTTCTTCCAGGCGCTGACGCTACCGATCGGCATCTATGCCAGCGAAAGCGATTTCCACGATTACCGGGTGGTCGATCAAGCGCTGTGCCAGCGTATCGCACTGGCCGCCGAACGCGCTGCCGGCGTGCTGGGCGTGCGCCCCGATGCGCGACTGCGCATCGCCTGA
- the sfnG gene encoding dimethylsulfone monooxygenase SfnG — translation MSHSSNAAPLSFAYWVPNVSGGLVVSTIEQRTDWSLDYNVRLAQAAEHAGFDYALTQIRFTAGYGAEHQHESVSFSQALLHSTSRLKVLAAILPGPWAPAVVAKQIATIDHISNGRIAINVVSGWFKGEFVAIGEPWLEHDERYRRSREFIQVLKGIWTQDAFSFHGDFYRFNNYTLSPKPLQKPHPEIFQGGSSRAARDNAASVSDWYFTNGNTPEQLRIQIQDLQTKAAANGHRVRVGVNAFVIARETEQEAQAVLQEIIAHAHVDAVRAFADAARQAGQASPEGEGNWATSTFEDLVQYNDGFRTNLIGTPQQIAERILALQEVGVDLVLCGFLHFIEEVEYFGREVLPRVRALEAQRAQSALA, via the coding sequence ATGAGCCATTCGTCCAACGCTGCGCCGCTGAGCTTCGCCTACTGGGTTCCCAATGTCAGCGGCGGGCTGGTTGTCAGCACGATCGAGCAGCGCACCGACTGGAGCCTGGACTATAACGTGCGGCTGGCGCAGGCCGCCGAACACGCCGGCTTCGATTACGCGCTGACCCAGATCCGTTTTACCGCCGGCTATGGCGCCGAGCATCAGCATGAGTCGGTGTCCTTCAGTCAGGCCTTGCTGCATTCCACCTCGCGCCTGAAGGTATTGGCCGCTATCCTGCCCGGCCCCTGGGCGCCGGCCGTGGTGGCCAAGCAGATCGCCACCATCGACCACATCAGCAACGGACGCATTGCGATCAATGTGGTCAGCGGCTGGTTCAAGGGCGAGTTCGTTGCCATTGGGGAGCCGTGGCTGGAACACGACGAGCGCTATCGGCGCTCCAGGGAATTCATCCAGGTGCTGAAGGGGATCTGGACCCAGGATGCCTTCAGTTTCCATGGCGATTTCTACCGTTTCAACAACTACACCCTCAGTCCCAAACCGCTGCAGAAGCCGCACCCGGAGATCTTTCAAGGCGGAAGTTCGCGCGCGGCGCGCGACAACGCGGCAAGCGTGTCGGATTGGTATTTCACCAATGGCAACACGCCGGAGCAGTTGCGCATACAGATCCAGGACCTGCAGACCAAGGCGGCCGCCAACGGCCACCGCGTTCGTGTCGGCGTCAACGCCTTCGTGATCGCGCGCGAGACCGAACAGGAGGCGCAGGCGGTGCTGCAGGAAATCATCGCGCATGCGCATGTCGATGCGGTCAGGGCGTTCGCCGATGCCGCGCGGCAGGCCGGGCAGGCCTCGCCGGAGGGCGAGGGCAATTGGGCCACCTCCACCTTCGAGGACCTGGTGCAGTACAACGACGGTTTCCGCACCAACCTGATCGGTACGCCACAACAGATCGCCGAGCGCATCCTGGCCCTGCAGGAGGTGGGCGTGGATCTGGTGCTGTGCGGCTTCCTGCACTTCATCGAAGAGGTGGAGTACTTCGGCCGAGAAGTGCTGCCGCGTGTGCGCGCGCTGGAAGCGCAACGCGCGCAGTCGGCGCTGGCTTGA
- a CDS encoding symmetrical bis(5'-nucleosyl)-tetraphosphatase produces MSVWAIGDLQGCYDITQRLLEKINFDPAHDTLWFCGDLVNRGGQSLETLRLVHSLRAHSVVVLGNHDLSLLAIGARSEEEQRKVNPDLQRIVLAEDRDVLLDWLRMQKLAHVDRELGWMMIHAGLAPKWTTQLAEKHAREVEQQLQGGGYRKLLRNMYGDQPGWSPGLSGYDRSRAIINLFTRMRYCTPRGRIATDDKGTPGTQAQGLYPWFEVPGRVERDLKIVCGHWSALGLTITQGVHAIDTGAVWGGKLTALQLDTEELRVVQVPGREVTAPAAPAANAPRRPREGQGRPRGRGRGRGGNGTGGGAGGSGGANGKGTAAPNAGETGAGTTRPAGPAAE; encoded by the coding sequence ATGAGCGTCTGGGCAATTGGCGACCTGCAAGGGTGCTACGACATCACCCAGCGATTGCTGGAGAAGATCAATTTCGACCCGGCACATGACACGCTGTGGTTCTGCGGCGACCTGGTCAACCGCGGCGGGCAATCGCTGGAAACGCTGCGGCTGGTGCATTCACTGCGCGCGCACAGCGTGGTGGTACTGGGCAATCATGACCTGTCGCTGCTGGCGATCGGCGCGCGCTCGGAAGAAGAGCAGCGCAAGGTCAACCCGGATCTGCAGCGCATCGTGCTGGCCGAGGACCGCGACGTGCTGCTGGACTGGCTGCGCATGCAGAAGCTGGCGCACGTGGACCGCGAACTGGGCTGGATGATGATCCACGCCGGACTGGCGCCGAAATGGACCACGCAGCTGGCCGAAAAACATGCGCGCGAGGTCGAGCAGCAGCTACAGGGCGGCGGCTATCGCAAACTGTTGCGCAACATGTATGGCGATCAGCCGGGCTGGTCGCCAGGTTTGAGCGGATACGACCGCAGCCGCGCGATCATCAACCTGTTCACGCGCATGCGCTATTGCACGCCGCGCGGGCGCATAGCCACCGACGACAAGGGCACGCCGGGCACGCAGGCACAAGGACTCTACCCGTGGTTCGAGGTGCCGGGCCGGGTCGAGCGCGATCTCAAGATCGTGTGCGGCCACTGGTCCGCGCTGGGGCTCACCATTACCCAGGGCGTGCATGCCATCGATACCGGCGCGGTGTGGGGCGGCAAGCTCACCGCCCTGCAGCTGGATACCGAGGAGCTGCGTGTGGTGCAGGTGCCGGGGCGCGAGGTCACCGCCCCCGCCGCCCCTGCTGCAAACGCGCCGCGGCGTCCCCGCGAAGGCCAGGGCCGCCCGCGCGGGCGTGGCCGTGGACGTGGCGGAAACGGCACCGGCGGTGGCGCTGGTGGCAGCGGCGGCGCCAATGGCAAGGGCACCGCCGCGCCCAATGCCGGCGAAACCGGCGCCGGCACCACACGTCCAGCCGGCCCGGCAGCGGAATAA
- the apaG gene encoding Co2+/Mg2+ efflux protein ApaG, producing the protein MQDDPRYRVEVEVSPRFLAQQSTPEEGHFAFAYSIRIHNAGAVPARLIARHWQITDANGRTEQVDGEGVVGEQPWLRPGEAFHYTSGVLLETEQGQMQGHYDMVADDGTEFTAPIAAFVLSVPRTLH; encoded by the coding sequence ATGCAAGATGATCCACGCTATCGGGTCGAGGTCGAGGTGTCGCCGCGCTTCCTCGCCCAGCAATCGACCCCGGAAGAAGGCCACTTTGCCTTCGCCTACAGCATCCGCATCCACAACGCGGGTGCCGTGCCCGCGCGCCTGATCGCACGCCATTGGCAGATCACCGACGCCAACGGCCGCACCGAGCAGGTGGACGGCGAAGGCGTGGTCGGCGAGCAGCCGTGGCTGCGCCCCGGCGAAGCCTTCCATTACACCTCCGGTGTACTGCTGGAAACCGAGCAGGGCCAGATGCAAGGCCACTACGACATGGTGGCCGACGATGGCACCGAATTCACCGCCCCGATCGCCGCCTTCGTGCTGAGCGTACCCAGGACGCTGCACTGA
- the rsmA gene encoding 16S rRNA (adenine(1518)-N(6)/adenine(1519)-N(6))-dimethyltransferase RsmA: MNPSFSAPAKKSLGQHFLADRYYIDRIVQAVDPRAGQHLVEIGPGQGAITFPLLRKHGALTVIEFDRDLIAPLTEAAAPIGELSIIHRDVLSVDFTELANGTPIRLVGNLPYNISSPILFHALDHAAAVADMHFMLQKEVVDRMAAGPGSKVYGRLSVMLQAYCEVTALFVVPPGAFRPPPKVDSAVVRLVPRDAATVMINDRRRFADVVRAGFGQRRKTLRNALSSVCEPAHFEAAGVRPDARAEQLEVADFIRLANVELA, translated from the coding sequence ATGAATCCTTCCTTCAGCGCACCGGCCAAGAAGTCGCTTGGCCAGCACTTTCTTGCCGACCGGTATTACATCGACCGGATCGTCCAGGCGGTGGACCCGCGCGCCGGCCAGCACCTGGTCGAAATCGGTCCCGGCCAGGGCGCCATCACCTTCCCGCTGCTGCGCAAGCATGGCGCGTTGACGGTGATCGAGTTCGATCGCGACCTGATCGCACCATTGACCGAGGCGGCCGCACCGATCGGCGAGCTGAGCATCATCCACCGCGACGTGCTCAGCGTGGATTTCACCGAACTGGCCAACGGCACGCCGATCCGGCTGGTCGGCAACCTGCCTTACAACATCTCCTCGCCGATCCTGTTCCACGCGCTGGACCACGCCGCTGCAGTGGCCGACATGCACTTCATGCTGCAGAAGGAAGTGGTCGACCGCATGGCCGCCGGTCCCGGCAGCAAGGTCTATGGCCGGCTCAGCGTGATGCTGCAGGCGTATTGCGAGGTCACCGCACTGTTCGTGGTGCCGCCAGGCGCGTTCCGACCGCCGCCGAAGGTGGACTCGGCGGTGGTGCGGCTGGTGCCGCGCGATGCGGCCACGGTCATGATCAACGACCGCCGCCGCTTTGCCGATGTGGTGCGCGCCGGCTTCGGGCAGCGTCGCAAGACGCTGCGCAATGCCTTGTCCAGCGTTTGCGAGCCCGCGCATTTCGAGGCGGCTGGCGTGCGGCCGGATGCCCGCGCCGAACAACTCGAGGTCGCCGATTTCATCCGGCTGGCCAATGTCGAGCTGGCTTGA
- the pdxA gene encoding 4-hydroxythreonine-4-phosphate dehydrogenase PdxA, translating to MVPSLALVPGEPAGIGPELCIRLVQQPRSDAQLVAYADPDTLNSAAKALSLSVRLLDPDQPARMPGDLPLFPIRQAVPTRFGTADPANAAAVIAGLRTAAGDCLAGRLQGIVTGPVHKAIINAGGIAYTGTTELLAEQAHCPVVMMLANSIVRVALVTTHLPLRAVADAITADAVARCLRITHAAMRRDFGLENPRLAVLGLNPHAGEDGHLGREELDIIIPVLERLRDEGMQLIGPLPADTAFLPQKLGGFDAVVAMYHDQGLPVLKYSGFEQAVNITLGLPYPRVAVDHGTALDLAGRGIADPSSLMAATALCARLAARS from the coding sequence ATGGTGCCGTCGCTCGCGCTGGTGCCAGGCGAGCCGGCCGGAATCGGGCCGGAGCTGTGCATCCGGCTCGTCCAGCAGCCGCGCTCCGATGCGCAGCTGGTTGCCTACGCCGACCCCGATACCCTGAACAGCGCCGCCAAGGCGCTGTCCTTGTCTGTGCGCCTGCTCGATCCAGACCAGCCGGCACGCATGCCCGGCGATCTGCCGCTGTTTCCGATTCGTCAGGCCGTCCCGACCCGCTTCGGCACCGCCGACCCGGCCAATGCAGCGGCCGTCATTGCCGGCCTGCGTACCGCCGCCGGCGACTGCCTTGCCGGACGTCTGCAAGGCATCGTGACCGGCCCGGTGCACAAGGCGATCATCAACGCCGGCGGAATCGCCTACACCGGCACCACCGAATTGCTGGCCGAACAGGCCCACTGCCCGGTGGTGATGATGCTGGCCAACAGCATCGTGCGCGTGGCACTGGTGACCACGCATCTGCCGCTGCGCGCGGTGGCCGATGCGATCACCGCCGACGCGGTTGCGCGCTGCCTGCGCATCACCCATGCCGCGATGCGCCGCGACTTCGGCCTGGAAAACCCGCGTCTCGCCGTGCTCGGCCTCAACCCCCACGCAGGCGAAGACGGTCACCTGGGCCGCGAAGAACTGGACATCATCATCCCGGTGCTGGAGCGGCTGCGCGACGAAGGCATGCAGCTGATCGGCCCGTTGCCGGCCGACACCGCCTTTCTGCCGCAGAAGCTGGGCGGTTTCGATGCGGTGGTGGCGATGTACCACGACCAGGGCCTGCCGGTACTCAAGTACAGCGGTTTCGAGCAGGCGGTGAACATCACGCTGGGCCTGCCCTACCCGCGCGTGGCGGTGGATCACGGCACAGCGCTGGACCTGGCCGGGCGCGGCATCGCCGATCCCTCCAGCCTGATGGCGGCAACGGCGTTGTGCGCACGCCTGGCGGCACGCAGCTAA
- a CDS encoding peptidylprolyl isomerase codes for MTKPFSVLLASLLVITSTVSPLASAQQSQPLDRIAAIVDEDVVLQSELDRAVRNVKSQYAGRENQLPPDDVLQRQVLERLVLVKLQVGRADGSGIRVSDEELNRAIASIAQQNGTTVDGLRQKLAADGMAYGDFRASVRDEIIVQRLRQSFAQSRISVSEGEVDTALAQQATTGSQYHLAHILVGLPEGATADQIATGQKKVDGVKALIDKGELDFSAAAVRYSDSPNALEGGDLGWRSLDEIPNAFAQLIRDMQPGQVAGPLRGPSGFQLLKLVEMRDANAGGEKKMVTEYNARHILVRIGDNQTDAQAKAKIDTLRARIAGGADFQATAKESSEDTNSRGQGGDLGWFPADAFGPDFGKQVEGLADGAVSEPFRTQAGWHIVQRVGSRQTDVSAENQRAQVRETIGRRKLEEEYNRYLQELRGEAYVSYRTGDRADGNATAEPTKSAEPAAPTPPPAQPAR; via the coding sequence ATGACCAAGCCTTTCTCTGTTCTTCTTGCCTCGTTGCTGGTAATCACCAGCACGGTCTCGCCGCTGGCATCGGCGCAGCAATCCCAGCCGCTGGATCGTATCGCCGCTATCGTGGACGAAGACGTGGTGCTGCAGAGCGAGCTCGATCGCGCTGTGCGCAACGTCAAGTCGCAGTACGCCGGTCGCGAAAACCAGCTGCCGCCGGACGATGTCCTGCAGCGGCAGGTGCTTGAGCGCCTGGTCCTGGTCAAGTTGCAGGTCGGCCGCGCCGACGGCAGCGGCATCCGCGTCAGCGACGAGGAACTCAACCGCGCCATTGCCAGCATCGCCCAGCAGAACGGCACCACCGTGGATGGCCTGCGCCAGAAGCTGGCCGCCGATGGCATGGCCTACGGCGATTTCCGCGCCTCGGTGCGCGACGAAATCATCGTGCAGCGCCTGCGCCAGAGCTTTGCGCAGAGCCGCATCAGCGTGAGCGAAGGCGAAGTGGATACCGCGCTGGCCCAACAGGCCACGACCGGTAGCCAATACCACCTGGCGCATATCCTGGTTGGCCTGCCGGAAGGCGCGACTGCCGACCAGATCGCCACCGGGCAAAAGAAGGTCGATGGCGTCAAGGCCCTGATCGACAAGGGCGAACTGGACTTCTCTGCGGCAGCGGTGCGTTATTCGGATAGCCCCAACGCGCTGGAAGGCGGCGACCTGGGCTGGCGTAGCCTGGACGAAATCCCCAACGCATTTGCCCAGCTGATCCGCGACATGCAGCCCGGCCAGGTCGCAGGACCGCTACGTGGTCCCAGCGGGTTCCAGCTGCTCAAGCTGGTGGAAATGCGCGACGCCAATGCCGGCGGCGAAAAGAAGATGGTCACCGAATACAACGCGCGCCACATCTTGGTCCGCATCGGCGACAACCAGACCGACGCACAGGCCAAGGCCAAGATCGACACGCTGCGGGCACGCATCGCCGGCGGCGCCGACTTCCAGGCAACGGCCAAGGAGTCCTCCGAAGACACCAATAGCCGTGGCCAGGGTGGCGATCTGGGTTGGTTCCCGGCCGACGCGTTCGGCCCGGATTTCGGCAAGCAGGTCGAAGGCCTGGCCGACGGTGCGGTGTCCGAACCGTTCCGCACGCAGGCCGGTTGGCACATCGTGCAGCGCGTCGGCAGCCGTCAGACCGACGTCAGCGCGGAAAACCAGCGTGCGCAGGTCCGTGAAACCATCGGCCGCCGCAAGCTGGAAGAGGAATACAACCGCTACCTGCAGGAACTGCGTGGCGAGGCATATGTGAGCTACCGCACCGGCGATCGCGCCGACGGCAACGCGACTGCCGAGCCGACCAAGAGCGCAGAACCGGCTGCCCCGACCCCGCCGCCGGCACAGCCGGCGCGCTGA
- the lptD gene encoding LPS-assembly protein LptD, protein MRRALRLLPLPLSIAICLPAMAADKPLNWGLCPAVDPLPGFDGAPAADAKAAEMRQQLPTDIEGDQLSGTSTTPQYQGNVALKRGDQFLGADNLRMDTETGNYIAEGNVRYQDTSFRMVADRAEGNQDTDAHKVTNIQYQLVDRRGNGGAESVDLQGQVGQMHRSTYTTCDPSQPIWRVRAPEIDVDNEEGFGTARNAVLQIGKVPVLYFPWFKFPIDDRRQTGLLFPQFGLSGRNGFDYLQPIYLNLAPNYDATLLPRYMSKRGFMFGTEFRYLYDGGRGEITGNYLPNDKLRDKDRGSVFYSGYHDVNKYWQARSSISWVSDTRYVEDFTSRLNGMGSASSLQSTIGIYGTGETWTAGLMADRWQLTDYTLDERALPYNRQPRAYFTWEKPFGIFEAGVYAEAVRFTHDDSYRVDFIPNTNGNGNNNNGDEYVRTNIRNYEYGSGSRLDVKPYISMPLSGAAWFVTPTVAWRYTAYQLDSTLATTLPLTGDRTPTRSLPIASLDAGLYFDRETSLFGTNYLNTLEPRMYYLYVPYRDQDDLPVFDTRPFTFSYGQLFRDTRYTGADRQNDANQLTLAVTSRWLRQDDGREKLSLSAGQILYFNDSLVTINNSTNAAAGSEQPVQQGKSAWVADANYMINDRWSMGATYQWNPNSRKEDLASLRTRYLLGNDGIINLAYRYRRDLISNNDQLKQADFSFLYPINPTWSAVGRYYYSLLDRKPLEIIGGVQWDSCCLAVRALVRRFVRNRDGEMDNSIQFEFVLKGLSSFGQNTDRTLRRAILGYYRDDLYLVPPSNTTTNPDDYDPNLIP, encoded by the coding sequence GTGCGCCGAGCTCTCCGCCTGCTGCCCCTGCCCTTGAGCATCGCCATCTGCCTCCCGGCCATGGCTGCCGACAAGCCGTTGAACTGGGGATTGTGCCCGGCCGTTGACCCGCTGCCTGGTTTCGACGGCGCCCCCGCCGCCGACGCCAAGGCGGCCGAAATGCGCCAGCAGCTGCCGACCGACATCGAAGGCGACCAGCTGTCCGGCACCAGCACCACCCCGCAGTACCAGGGCAACGTGGCGCTCAAGCGCGGCGATCAGTTCCTGGGCGCAGACAACCTGCGCATGGATACCGAGACCGGCAACTACATCGCCGAAGGCAATGTGCGCTACCAGGACACCTCCTTCCGCATGGTCGCCGACCGTGCCGAAGGCAACCAGGACACCGACGCCCACAAGGTCACCAACATCCAGTACCAGCTGGTGGACCGGCGTGGCAACGGCGGCGCCGAATCCGTGGACCTGCAGGGCCAGGTCGGGCAGATGCACCGCTCCACCTATACCACCTGCGATCCCTCGCAGCCGATCTGGCGCGTGCGCGCGCCGGAGATCGATGTCGACAATGAAGAGGGCTTCGGCACCGCACGCAACGCCGTGCTGCAGATCGGCAAGGTGCCGGTGCTGTACTTCCCGTGGTTCAAGTTCCCGATCGACGACCGTCGCCAGACCGGCCTGCTGTTTCCGCAGTTTGGCCTGTCCGGACGTAACGGCTTCGATTACCTGCAGCCGATCTACCTGAATCTGGCGCCGAACTACGATGCCACCTTGCTGCCGCGCTACATGAGCAAGCGCGGTTTCATGTTCGGTACCGAGTTCCGCTACCTGTACGACGGCGGTCGCGGCGAAATCACCGGTAACTACCTGCCCAACGACAAGTTGCGCGATAAGGACCGTGGCAGCGTCTTCTACAGCGGCTACCATGACGTTAACAAATACTGGCAGGCGCGCAGCAGCATTTCCTGGGTCAGCGATACCCGCTATGTGGAAGACTTCACTAGCCGCCTGAACGGCATGGGCTCGGCGTCCAGCCTGCAGAGCACCATCGGTATCTACGGCACCGGCGAAACCTGGACCGCCGGCCTGATGGCCGACCGCTGGCAGCTGACCGACTACACCCTGGACGAGCGAGCCCTGCCCTACAACCGGCAGCCGCGCGCCTATTTCACCTGGGAAAAGCCGTTCGGCATTTTCGAAGCCGGTGTCTATGCCGAGGCGGTGCGCTTCACGCATGACGATTCGTATCGGGTGGACTTCATCCCGAACACCAACGGCAACGGCAACAACAACAACGGCGACGAATACGTCCGCACCAATATCCGTAATTACGAGTATGGCAGCGGCTCGCGCCTGGACGTCAAACCCTACATCTCGATGCCGCTGTCGGGCGCAGCCTGGTTTGTGACGCCGACGGTCGCCTGGCGCTACACCGCCTACCAACTGGATTCGACGCTGGCCACCACCCTGCCGTTGACTGGTGATCGCACGCCCACGCGCAGCCTGCCGATCGCTTCGCTGGATGCCGGCCTGTACTTCGATCGTGAGACCTCGCTGTTCGGCACGAACTATCTCAATACGCTGGAACCGCGCATGTACTACCTGTACGTGCCATACCGCGACCAAGACGACCTACCGGTCTTCGATACCCGTCCGTTCACCTTCAGCTACGGCCAGCTGTTTCGAGACACACGCTACACCGGCGCAGACCGTCAGAACGATGCCAACCAGCTGACACTGGCAGTGACTTCGCGCTGGCTGCGCCAGGACGATGGGCGCGAAAAGCTTTCGCTGAGCGCCGGCCAGATCCTGTACTTCAACGATTCGCTGGTGACGATCAACAACAGCACCAATGCCGCTGCCGGCAGCGAGCAACCCGTTCAGCAGGGCAAGTCCGCCTGGGTGGCCGATGCCAACTACATGATCAACGACCGCTGGTCGATGGGTGCCACCTATCAATGGAACCCGAATTCGCGCAAGGAAGATCTGGCCAGTCTGCGCACGCGCTATCTGCTGGGCAACGACGGCATCATCAATCTGGCGTACCGGTATCGTCGCGATCTGATCAGTAACAACGACCAGCTCAAGCAGGCCGACTTCTCGTTCCTGTATCCGATCAACCCTACCTGGAGTGCGGTCGGACGCTATTACTACTCGCTGCTGGACCGCAAGCCGCTGGAAATCATCGGCGGCGTGCAGTGGGACAGCTGCTGCCTGGCGGTGCGCGCGCTGGTGCGCCGGTTCGTGCGTAACCGCGACGGCGAGATGGACAACTCGATCCAGTTCGAGTTCGTGCTCAAGGGCTTGAGCTCGTTCGGCCAGAACACGGACCGCACTTTGCGCCGTGCTATTCTCGGTTATTACCGCGACGACCTGTACCTGGTCCCGCCCAGCAACACCACGACCAATCCGGACGATTACGATCCGAACCTGATTCCATGA
- a CDS encoding histone deacetylase family protein, producing the protein MLVFTHPACLGHDAGPEHPESPARLEAVVDALRAAFPDLDWREAPLAKLGDLCRVHEREQVDAVLETPFTGYRQLDVDTRMVPASRAAALRAAGAGIAAVDAVMQDLTRTAFCAVRPPGHHATAQVSMGFCLFNNVAVAAAHARDRHGLERITIVDFDVHHGNGTQAIFERDPAVQYLSTHQSGLYPHSGSVHERGVGNVHNLLLPPGSDGLRFRNVWEDEMLPLIDAFRPQLILISAGFDAHLRDPLADLMLDDDDFGWLTAALRTLAERHARGRVVSLLEGGYDLQALRESSVAHVAALR; encoded by the coding sequence ATGCTGGTCTTTACCCACCCCGCCTGCCTCGGCCACGACGCCGGCCCTGAGCACCCCGAGAGTCCCGCCCGCCTGGAAGCGGTGGTCGATGCCCTGCGCGCCGCCTTCCCCGATCTGGACTGGCGCGAGGCGCCACTGGCCAAGCTCGGCGACCTGTGCCGCGTGCACGAGCGCGAACAGGTCGACGCCGTGCTGGAAACCCCTTTCACCGGCTACCGCCAGCTGGACGTGGACACCCGCATGGTGCCGGCCTCGCGCGCAGCCGCCCTGCGCGCCGCCGGCGCCGGCATCGCCGCCGTGGATGCGGTGATGCAGGACCTGACCCGCACCGCCTTTTGCGCCGTCCGCCCGCCCGGCCACCACGCCACCGCGCAGGTGTCGATGGGCTTCTGCCTGTTCAACAACGTCGCCGTGGCCGCCGCCCATGCGCGCGACCGGCATGGCCTGGAGCGCATCACCATCGTCGATTTCGACGTGCATCACGGCAACGGTACCCAGGCGATCTTCGAACGCGACCCGGCCGTGCAGTACCTCAGTACCCACCAGTCCGGGCTGTACCCGCATTCGGGCAGCGTCCATGAGCGCGGCGTCGGCAATGTCCACAATCTGCTGTTGCCGCCGGGCAGCGACGGGCTGCGCTTCCGCAATGTCTGGGAGGACGAAATGCTGCCGCTGATCGATGCGTTTCGTCCGCAACTGATCCTGATCTCGGCTGGCTTCGACGCCCATCTGCGCGACCCGCTGGCCGACCTGATGCTGGACGACGACGATTTCGGCTGGCTGACCGCCGCCCTGCGCACCCTGGCCGAACGCCATGCACGCGGGCGCGTGGTCTCTCTGCTGGAAGGCGGCTACGACCTGCAGGCACTGCGCGAAAGCAGCGTGGCCCACGTCGCTGCGCTGCGCTGA
- a CDS encoding cob(I)yrinic acid a,c-diamide adenosyltransferase has product MGNRLSRIYTRTGDDGSTGLGDGSRTGKDALRVNAYGTVDEANSAIGVLLAAPGVPPQIAELLTTVQHQLFDLGGELCIPGHAAIEAADIQALEHHLDHFNDSLPPLQEFILPAGGEAAARCHLARTIVRRAERETVALSRQETVRSEAIGYLNRLSDLLFVLARVLARVDGQQEVLWRHDRRRA; this is encoded by the coding sequence ATGGGCAACCGTCTTTCTCGTATCTATACGCGCACCGGCGACGATGGCAGCACCGGGCTGGGCGACGGCAGCCGTACCGGCAAGGACGCCTTGCGCGTCAACGCCTACGGCACCGTGGACGAAGCCAATTCGGCCATTGGGGTGCTGCTGGCGGCTCCCGGCGTCCCACCCCAGATCGCCGAGCTGCTGACCACCGTGCAGCATCAGTTGTTCGATCTGGGCGGCGAGCTCTGCATCCCCGGCCACGCCGCGATCGAGGCGGCCGATATCCAGGCGCTGGAACACCATCTGGACCACTTCAACGACAGCTTGCCGCCACTGCAGGAATTCATCCTGCCGGCCGGTGGCGAGGCGGCCGCACGCTGCCATCTGGCCCGCACCATCGTGCGCCGGGCCGAGCGCGAAACCGTCGCCCTGTCGCGCCAGGAAACGGTGCGCAGCGAGGCGATCGGTTACCTCAATCGCCTGTCCGACCTGCTGTTCGTGCTGGCGCGGGTACTGGCCCGTGTCGATGGCCAGCAGGAAGTGCTGTGGCGGCACGACCGGCGTCGCGCTTGA